A window of Cottoperca gobio chromosome 16, fCotGob3.1, whole genome shotgun sequence contains these coding sequences:
- the LOC115021849 gene encoding DEP domain-containing protein 1B, translating to MDGKVIGTGPYRATKLWNETIKLFRGGMPLRRHWAHFRYYDCSFTGSEAVDYLHELLRRNYNFGPEVTRYQTLQLLRKFLKAHVIEDIKGRHGTEDFEDNGHLYRFPTLSPLKSFPTRPLLRDSRDLPRLIRWDDYEELPQRENSAPLKSAVMTSDLWNKRHSVAIGDVHECKLIRRKEITPKQVDHIWKSMTAEHLQRVLGLKSLDGVLNLTHVNGKHIVHNVFSVNKAGIVVLENKAEDMPYWVVSAMKCLANWPNGNGSKQPVYPGFERDVLKTVADYFQRLKEPLLTFHLYEVFVNILSLLQDQEVATEALQVSCLLLPPANRRRLHLLLRLMARVCQNPHLPPLNDFITTCTLMVQMFSHCVLGSVDEMDLDELLSTKLVTFMMEHHNTIFQVPSKLRCQVQEHLSHLKRVQIKYAGSDTDFSASPAFCKQIRRMESEDQKVIGTQTPLQALLEGLIADKELPAKDKRKRLKQFQRSYPDVYHNRLPTEESKAAVVPEKTPRLKPHLMFFNLKKPFQPFQRSWSFRA from the exons ATGGACGGTAAAGTCATAGGAACGGGTCCGTACAGGGCAACAAAGCTG TGGAATGAAACCATAAAACTCTTCCGTGGAGGCATGCCACTGAGAAGGCACTGGGCACACTTCCGCTACTATGATTGCAGTTTCACAGGATCTGAGGCAGTGGATTATTTGCATGAGCTGCTGAGGCGCAACTACAATTTTGGGCCTGAGGTGACTCGCTACCAAACTCTGCAGTTACTCAGGAAGTTCCTCAAGGCCCATGTCATTGAAGACATCAAAGGACGCCATGGGACCGAGGACTTTGAAGACAATGGCCATCTGTACAG GTTCCCAACACTATCTCCCCTGAAGTCTTTCCCAACAAGGCCTCTGTTGAGAGACAGCCGTGACCTTCCCAGACTCATTCGTTGGGATGACTACGAAGAATTGCCTCAGCGGGAAAACAGTGCACCCCTGAAGTCTGCTGTCATG ACCTCAGATTTGTGGAATAAAAGGCACAGTGTAGCTATTGGGGATGTGCATGAGTGCAAGCTCATACGAAGGAAGGAGATCACTCCAAAGCAAGTGGACCACATCTGGAAATCCATGACAGCTGAGCA TTTACAGAGGGTGTTGGGCCTGAAGTCATTGGATGGAGTTTTAAACCTAACGCATGTGAACGGCAAGCACATCGTTCATAACGTGTTCAGCGTTAATAAGGCGGGCATAGTCGTGTTGGAGAACAAAGCCG AGGACATGCCGTATTGGGTGGTATCAGCAATGAAATGCCTCGCCAATT GGCCTAATGGGAATGGAAGCAAACAACCAGTGTATCCGGGTTTCGAGAGGGATGTTCTGAAAACAGTAGCAGATTACTTTCAGAGGCTCAAAGAACCGCTGCTCACTTTCCATCTATATGAAGTTTTTGTCAACATTCTCA GTCTGCTGCAGGATCAGGAGGTCGCCACTGAAGCCTTGCAAGTCAGCTGTCTCTTACTGCCACCGGCCAACCGAAGACGCCTCCATCTTTTACTGCGTCTCATGGCCCGGGTCTGCCAGAACCCCCACCTGCCTCCACTCAATGACTTCATCACTACCTGCACACTG ATGGTGCAGATGTTCTCACACTGCGTTCTGGGCTCAGTGGATGAGATGGACTTGGACGAGCTGCTTTCCACCAAACTGGTGACCTTCATGATGGAGCACCACAACACCATCTTCCAGGTTCCTTCCAAGCTGCGCTGCCAGGTCCAGGAGCACCTGTCCCACCTCAAAAGAGTCCAA ATCAAATACGCAGGTTCAGACACAGACTTCAGTGCATCTCCAGCTTTTTGTAAACAGATCCGCAGGATGGAGTCTGAGGATCAGAAGGTGATAGGAACCCAGACCCCCCTGCAGGCGCTGCTGGAAGGCCTGATTGCAGACAAAGAACTTCCTGCCAAGGACAAGAGGAAAAGGCTCAAACAG TTCCAGAGGTCGTACCCAGATGTCTACCACAATCGACTTCCCACCGAGGAAAGCAAAGCTGCTGTAGTGCCTGAGAAAACCCCACGACTCAAACCTCATCTCATGTTTTTCAACCTCAAGAAACCCTTCCAGCCGTTCCAGAGGAGCTGGAGCTTTAGGGCGTGA